The nucleotide window ACTTCTGCGATAACGGTTTCAATATGACGAATTTCTTCTTCTGTTAAATCTAGTTCTTCTAAAATACGTTTTTCATTTGACTTATCCGCCGCGTACTTTGAATCACTCACATCATGGAGCAATACCGCCAGTAGTACGATTTTTTCATTGGCAGTTGGTTCCGTTTTTATAATAGCCAACGCATTTTGATACACACGTTCAATATGTTGAAAATCATGACTCGCATCCATTTCGTTATAAATACCCATTACGAGTTCTTCACATTTGGCAATTTGATCATTCATTTTTATCACCGTTCCCATCAAAATACTTTACCCACCTTATTTTAACATGAAATTAGCGATTCACCTGTTGTTCATGCTTTATCTTGCTTTCCTTCACCTTAATTTAAAATACATTTATGTAAACTCAGAAGCGAGCATTTGGTTATCAACAAACCATGCAGTTTGCTGGATATACTTCGGGAAAAAGGAAATTCTTTTACCATTAATACAAAACAAAAGCCGGTTTCTATCTTTTATAGGAATCGGCCTTTATAGGTTGTTCTTCTTTTATTAAGTTTTCTGTTTGATTTTTGGCTTCTAAGCATTGCTCGGGTATCGAATAGCGATACGATTCTCTTCCACTTATCGGTAGCTTTATTCGAAACATTCTACCCGACATTGGGTATTTTTTTAATTGCTCATTGGACATACCTTCAGATGCAGTTGTTATAAATAGCTCATTTAAATGCTTTCCACCGAATGTACACGATGTAATTTTTAGAGCAGGTAAAATAATTTCATCTATTTTCTTTGATGTTTTAGGATTCCATCGAGAAATTTTAGCTCCTTCCCAATGTGCAACCCATAGCATATCTTGCTCATCAATGGTTATTCCATCTGGATAACCGGCTTCATTTTGAAAATCGATACAAATTTTTTTATTATACATTCTTGATTCATTCATATTATAGTTAAATTGATAAATAACTTTTTCCAATGAATCAACAACGTACATTAATTTATTATTAGTCGACCAGGCGATACCATTTGCTAAATTCATATTAAACATTTTTTGTTCTACTTGAAAATTTCTATGTAAACAATATAGCCCGGCTTGATGATGTTTATAAAACTTATTCATTGTCCCTGCAAAAAAACGACCGCTAGCATCACATTTTCCATCATTAAAACGGTTTTCTAGTAATTCCTTCTCAACATGTTGAATAAGGACCGTAGTTCCTGTTTTTAAATCCAGTAAATAAAACCCATCTTCTAAGGTAATGATCGCATTTTTGCCTGTAGCTAGTGCCAATGAGCTAATTTGTTTTGAAAAATGGAGTGTTTTTATTTCATTTGAGCTCAGTGCATTGCAAATATATACTTTCTTTTCTAAAATATCGACCCAATATAATGTGGAAGTTTGGTGATCCCATACAGGGCTTTCACCTAAAGAAGTCGTAATTTCAGTAAAGGGCTGTATTGTTAATAACATAATTTCACTTCCTAAATACAGTAATGATTTTTACTTTATTCAAGAAAACTTGCCGAAATCCTTTATTCGAAAGTAAATCCAGACAATTAAAAAGATTATTGCATTAATATGAAAAGATAAATTAAGGAGACCAATTTATGTTAACTATCCGTCAAATCTTTCAAAAAGATTATCCTCAAGGGAAAATAGTAAGTTATAAATATACATCTAACAAATACTATGATGTCAGTATAAAAAAAACAGAAACAAGTTGGCAAATCTCTTTGGAAGAAGAAAAATTAGCAAATCCATTTGAAAAACTTTTAGAAGAGG belongs to Solibacillus sp. FSL R7-0682 and includes:
- a CDS encoding SMP-30/gluconolactonase/LRE family protein; the encoded protein is MLLTIQPFTEITTSLGESPVWDHQTSTLYWVDILEKKVYICNALSSNEIKTLHFSKQISSLALATGKNAIITLEDGFYLLDLKTGTTVLIQHVEKELLENRFNDGKCDASGRFFAGTMNKFYKHHQAGLYCLHRNFQVEQKMFNMNLANGIAWSTNNKLMYVVDSLEKVIYQFNYNMNESRMYNKKICIDFQNEAGYPDGITIDEQDMLWVAHWEGAKISRWNPKTSKKIDEIILPALKITSCTFGGKHLNELFITTASEGMSNEQLKKYPMSGRMFRIKLPISGRESYRYSIPEQCLEAKNQTENLIKEEQPIKADSYKR